A DNA window from Calliphora vicina chromosome 1, idCalVici1.1, whole genome shotgun sequence contains the following coding sequences:
- the LOC135949269 gene encoding myb-like protein X, whose product MSLEGAKFICLDEAGNHGEIVLAKGRKFTMGYYVSCDFVLVDERAKGVHCEIECDAFGRVTIRNLSPDKPILVNGSTVEIKRILLNNSKLSILDKQYLWLFPKISSNEFEDLPVEAASTPQKQIGIPEQPPNSCPDFKLHREIPKRFTVHNFAYCIQSDEEGNISSDSNDENTNEQDTQTNQNQNEHETQTKCDKTTTDSKENITQEKDAANRNRSVTPEPKDQNEKSTGAVMETPKMNLINCTKDKENKSTQKKNKQLLMMCNQSDVVITSFSPRETGVRIEKSFATIVKPKVLVTKTPATPKSVYSTPKSDFNEKEREDEADDDKEIMTFHTPSTSKKGTASTTSMSTACSKVLKNSSMHLIDLTTPNKLRPASPYLKSALKASAKKNITQTAVVDKSCSKLSAEERLGLSALPSTPVLTDASTSALETPCSVISVSSSTDTSSIIEVTSDGSNIGITPGSSTGLNTPAKPQNRTGACTPKRTPHSLMKRALLTSAKKQNTTPQRNANTATTPRRESINRIPLRSNLALLRTPVTPQASTGDNSTSQLPRRLSLSTPTRKSMPARNRFDMSPSTSNLASSPSTSNKMATRRSSINPISAARALPTSTPVSASSNNSGLRTRAACKTSPLHKVRKSIGGVPLSSHISKTRRSIVLPASTSKITSIKEKSPQQVMSDRLVTRARKSLCLTPISDRSRNMATAAKTPSQQAGPSSILKAKTTQSARKLERKAVLFADKQPTVDGELDDLSRTFIVDSDEEENAEKQEEKPKDATFSPEKEPQKLTEKVDKKEAKNEQESIEIPVDVEEITGLTKNNKEPKHEEAIKTSNEEKIVTAEEKNNIAEDVAVTEIEVEEVENNVPLPVCDKSKSIVTEESFAEIINDSQESNEEDIKENRLIDTIEITDSPKECSPTEPQESFADALEEIVDENIKETETNRTDITEDPVQTITQDKNEKTEVLETGFGEESIVEIIEISNSENTPIEGAKNEEETTSDTVNHTPELKNQSPTENKTEEQKNSQEIENESSEKEIVECETITEETKSLDVLEVEDKVELKVDDQKSYEYKPIVEDITLEGSLLEKETKENEDTNVSKQPLYEDITLEASLIDEKVKSEEIKDEITKESEVSKILQAAENSEEQHENIPTAEEISDITQEPESSTVQATKEDEDVIPDVKVLELSQTDKVNEETLEDKLEENIDSSDIIEELSTSKSEVQSSTIFNEDIDDDNTNKLLEEIEDVLNKSDEIKQKHLIELEESKEESEKPLTEEFESEKLTQEIMEKEEEVTNEMAENISSDDKVREITDLEISQQDVKSLDQEDVKDNESEEVTETPSQEETPTSTETVHVETDNINLTDEMPEFSIEKDSETTTIENEIVLPSEENVECKEQNTQSSESNVTQPENNTLNEEKAESCAQEKSEVKETEIGVSNVEHNKETKTETEVNVQNVDTAEEIEVITSNLSDDATFSETVDSEHADSTSNESKTEIDTQESSDAKESKIIVLTEENVKEVQAKESENDKNEKNAEEAIALNQSQDTQSAETDGSKTKDKTSNGEKIDLCSQEKSEAIVAEILVHDEDNAEELENKETKLIKIVENSDELYAKESESTQNEENPDELEAKESEVTQNEGNDNDIDAVIQSHKQDTKSSEHIVLQTEEENTELSILEECETETADQKLENAETLKDSASIQSEESKSFENIVSNEEKAEEKEIEIVQNVQEQSAVLENSSQEIVEEHEIVQNEQNVQEQSAVLENSSQEIVEEQTVVVEASSHDKDFKSSDETENANVSQSAANSEPEIVEELPAATEILIQDTKSSNKTVNDNVTQSDTDTEQKRNLKNF is encoded by the exons ATGTCATTGGAAGGCGCAAAATTCATATGCCTCGATGAAGCCGGCAATCATGGTGAAATTGTATTGGCCAAAGGCCGCAAATTTACCATGGGCTATTATGTGAGTTGTGATTTTGTTTTGGTCGATGAACGGGCCAAGGGAGTTCATTGTGAGATCGAATGTGATGCATTCGGAAGG gtaaCTATACGTAATTTATCACCCGATAAACCCATTTTAGTTAATGGCTCCACTGTTGAAATCAAACGCATCCTATTGAACAATTCGAAATTGTCAATTTTGGATAAACAATATTTGTGGCTATTTCCGAAAATTTCCAGTAATGAATTCGAAGATTTACCCGTCGAAGCTGCATCAACGCCTCAAAAACAAATCGGCATACCAGAGCAGCCGCCAAACTCTTGTCCAGATTTTAAA CTTCATCGAGAAATACCCAAACGATTTACCGTACACAA TTTCGCCTATTGCATACAATCGGATGAAGAGGGTAACATATCATCAGACTCAAATGATGAAAACACCAACGAACAGGACACACAAACAAATCAAAACCAAAATGAACATGAAACTCAGACAAAATGTGATAAAACTACTACAGACTCTAAAGAAAATATCACACAAGAAAAAGACGCTGCCAATCGCAATCGTAGTGTAACACCAGAACCAAAAGATCAAAATGAAAAGTCCACGGGGGCTGTAATGGAAACACCTAAAATGAACTTAATCAATTGTACAAAAGATAAAGAGAACAAAAgtacacaaaagaaaaataaacaattgcTTATGATGTGCAATCAGTCGGATGTTGTGATAACTTCATTTTCACCGCGTGAAACGGGAGTTAGAATTGAGAAATCGTTTGCGACCATTGTAAAGCCAAAAGTGCTGGTCACTAAAACGCCTGCAACACCCAAAAGTGTTTATAGCACACCAAAAAGTGATTTCAACGAAAAAGAACGAGAGGATGAGGCAGATGATGATAAAGAAATAATGACTTTTCACACGCCTTCGACATCCAAAAAAGGTACGGCAAGTACTACAAGTATGTCTACTGCCTGCtcaaaagtacttaaaaattcCTCTATGCATTTAATCGATTTAACTACACCGAATAAATTAAGACCGGCTAGTCCGTATTTGAAATCAGCTTTGAAAGCTTCTGCCAAGAAAAATATCACACAAACTGCTGTCGTCGATAAATCATGTAGTAAATTGTCTGCAGAAGAACGATTAGGTTTATCAGCATTGCCTTCTACACCTGTTTTAACAGATGCCAGCACTAGTGCTTTAGAAACGCCCTGTTCTGTTATAAGTGTTAGCAGCTCCACAGATACTTCGAGTATAATAGAAGTAACAAGTGATGGCTCTAATATTGGCATCACTCCGGGCAGTTCCACTGGTTTGAACACACCAGCTAAACCGCAAAATCGAACGGGAGCCTGTACTCCAAAGAGAACTCCTCACTCTTTGATGAAACGAGCTCTCTTGACAAgtgccaaaaaacaaaacacaacacCACAAAGAAATGCCAACACAGCTACCACACCGCGTAGAGAATCTATAAATCGTATACCTTTACGTAGTAATTTAGCTTTGTTAAGAACCCCCGTTACTCCGCAAGCTTCAACTGGTGATAATAGTACTTCCCAATTGCCTAGAAGACTAAGCTTGAGTACTCCCACACGCAAAAGTATGCCAGCAAGGAATCGTTTCGATATGTCTCCATCTACAAGTAATTTAGCATCATCACCTTCAACCTCCAACAAAATGGCCACACGACGTTCCTCTATTAATCCCATTTCTGCAGCAAGAGCTTTGCCCACTTCCACCCCCGTATCAGCTTCTAGTAATAATTCTGGCTTGAGAACTCGTGCCGCCTGTAAGACTTCTCCCCTCCATAAGGTGCGTAAATCTATAGGAGGTGTACCGTTATCTTCACACATATCTAAGACACGTAGATCAATTGTACTGCCAGCTTCGACTTCTAAAATTACATCAATTAAGGAAAAATCTCCACAACAAGTAATGAGTGATAGACTCGTTACAAGGGCTCGCAAATCCTTGTGCCTAACACCCATATCAGACAGGTCTCGTAATATGGCGACAGCGGCAAAAACACCATCTCAGCAAGCAGGTCCCTCTAGTATTcttaaagcaaaaacaacacagTCAGCTAGAAAACTCGAGCGAAAGGCGGTATTATTTGCAGATAAACAACCGACAGTTGATGGTGAATTAGATGATCTAAGTCGTACCTTTATTGTTGACTCTGATGAGGAAGAAAATGCAGAGAAACAAGAGGAAAAACCAAAAGATGCTACATTTTCACCAGAGAAAGAACCCCAAAAGTTAACTGAGAAAGTTGACAAAAAAGAAGCTAAAAATGAACAAGAATCAATAGAAATTCCAGTAGATGTAGAAGAAATTACAGGTTTGactaaaaataacaaagaaCCTAAGCACGAAGAAGCCATTAAAACAAGCAATGAGGAAAAAATTGTCACAGCTGAAGAGAAGAATAATATTGCGGAAGATGTGGCTGTCACAGAAATTGAAGTGGAGGAGGTTGAAAATAATGTGCCACTTCCTGTTTGCGATAAGAGCAAATCTATTGTGACTGAAGAAAGTTTTGCTGAGATTATAAATGATTCTCAGGAATCAAACGAAGAAGATATTAAAGAAAACAGATTGATTGATACCATTGAAATCACTGATAGTCCAAAAGAATGTTCACCTACTGAACCTCAAGAAAGTTTTGCTGATGCTCTGGAGGAAATTGTTGATGAAAACATTAAAGAAACTGAAACAAATAGAACAGACATAACAGAAGATCCAGTCCAAACTATAACTCAGGATAAGAATGAGAAAACCGAAGTCTTAGAGACTGGTTTTGGGGAAGAATCAATTGTAGAGATAATAGAAATTTCGAACAGTGAAAATACACCAATTGAAGGTGCTAAAAATGAAGAAGAAACTACAAGTGACACTGTAAATCATACACCTGAATTGAAAAATCAAAGTCCTACAGAAAACAAAACCGAGGAGCAGAAAAATTCACAAGAAATTGAAAATGAATCATCTGAGAAAGAAATAGTTGAATGCGAAACTATTACAGAAGAAACAAAATCCTTGGACGTTCTGGAAGTGGAGGATAAAGTTGAACTCAAAGTTGATGATCAAAAGTCTTATGAATACAAGCCAATCGTGGAAGATATAACCCTGGAAGGTTCTTTATTAGAAAAAGAAACGAAAGAAAACGAAGACACAAATGTAAGCAAACAACCTTTATACGAAGACATCACTTTGGAAGCATCCTTAATAGATGAGAAGGTTAAAAGTGAAGAAATTAAAGATGAAATAACAAAAGAATCTgaagtttcaaaaatattacaagCCGCCGAAAATTCAGAGGAACAACATGAAAATATTCCAACAGCAGAGGAAATTTCTGATATCACCCAAGAACCAGAAAGTTCAACTGTTCAAGCAACAAAAGAAGATGAAGATGTTATACCTGATGTGAAGGTTCTTGAATTGTCGCAAACAGATAAAGTTAATGAAGAAACATTAGAAGATAAACTGGAGGAAAATATTGATAGTTCTGACATAATAGAAGAACTGTCAACCTCTAAATCTGAAGTTCAATCATCAACGATATTTAATGAGGACATCGATGATgacaatacaaacaaattattggAAGAAATAGAAGATGTTCTTAATAAATCagatgaaataaaacaaaaacatcttATTGAGCTGGAAGAAAGTAAAGAGGAGAGTGAAAAACCACTAACCGAAGAGTTTGAAAGTGAAAAACTTACACAAGAAATTATGGAGAAAGAAGAAGAAGTAACAAATGAAATGGCAGAAAATATCTCGAGTGATGATAAGGTTCGGGAAATTACAGACTTAGAAATATCTCAACAAGACGTCAAAAGCCTAGATCAAGAAGACGTAAAAGATAATGAAAGTGAAGAAGTAACTGAGACGCCAAGTCAAGAAGAAACTCCAACATCTACAGAGACTGTTCATGTGGAAACAGATAATATTAATTTGACTGATGAAATGCCAGAGTTTAGTATTGAAAAAGACTctgaaacaacaacaatagaaaACGAAATTGTTCTTCCAAGTGAAGAAAATGTTGAATGTAAAGAACAAAATACTCAATCTTCAGAAAGTAATGTTACCCAACCCGAAAACAATACtttgaatgaagaaaaagctgAGTCATGCGCTCAGGAAAAGTCTGAAGTTAAAGAAACTGAAATTGGTGTTTCAAATGTGGAGCataataaagaaacaaaaactgaAACAGAAGTCAATGTCCAAAATGTGGACACTGCTGAAGAAATTGAAGTGATCACTTCAAATCTAAGTGATGATGCTACTTTCTCAGAAACTGTTGATTCTGAACATGCTGACAGTACTTCAAATGAAAGCAAGACTGAAATAGATACTCAGGAAAGTTCTGATGCTAAAGAATCTAAAATTATTGTTCTAACTGAGGAAAATGTTAAGGAAGTTCAAGCTAAAGAATCTGAAAACGATAAAAATGAGAAGAATGCTGAAGAAGCAATTGCTTTAAATCAAAGTCAAGATACACAATCAGCAGAAACTGATGGTTCCAAAACTAAAGACAAAACTTCGAATGGTGAAAAGATTGATTTATGTAGTCAAGAGAAATCTGAAGCTATTGTAGCTGAAATTCTTGTTCATGATGAAGATAATGCTGAAGaacttgaaaataaagaaactaAACTCATTAAAATTGTGGAGAATTCTGATGAACTTTATGCTAAAGAATCTGAAAGCACTCAAAATGAGGAGAATCCTGATGAACTTGAAGCTAAAGAATCTGAAGTCACTCAAAATGAGGGGAATGATAATGATATTGATGCTGTAATTCAAAGCCATAAACAAGACACAAAATCTTCAGAACATATTGTTTTACAAACAGAAGAAGAAAATACCGAGTTAAGTATTCTGGAAGAATGTGAAACAGAAACTGCTGACCAAAAACTAGAGAATGCTGAAACTCTTAAAGATTCCGCCTCAATTCAAAGTGAAGAATCTaaatcatttgaaaatattgtttcaaATGAAGAAAAGGCCgaagaaaaagaaattgaaatcgTTCAAAATGTTCAGGAACAATCAGCGGTCCTCGAAAATTCAAGTCAAGAAATTGTTGAGGAACATGAAATCGTTCAAAATGAGCAAAATGTCCAAGAACAATCAGCGGTCCTTGAAAATTCAAGTCAAGAAATTGTTGAGGAACAGACAGTGGTCGTTGAAGCTTCAAGTCATGATAAAGACTTTAAATCTTCCGATGAAACTGAAAATGCCAACGTTAGTCAGTCTGCAGCAAACTCGGAACCCGAAATTGTTGAGGAACTACCAGCTGCCACCGAAATATTAATTCAAGATACCAAATCTTCAAATAAGACTGTTAATGACAACGTTACTCAGTCTGATACAGACACCGAACAAAAG AGAAATCTAAAGAACTTTTGA